One genomic window of Stigmatopora nigra isolate UIUO_SnigA chromosome 13, RoL_Snig_1.1, whole genome shotgun sequence includes the following:
- the LOC144206302 gene encoding protein c-Fos-like codes for MLRNEMTPDVEAASPTCRANSPTGTRCQETVEESNSLSSTSSAFSSTVNAKDICKDTAFVPTVTAISSSPDFQWMVQPTIITSVSPSPGCERTNEAQSSRQATPIRESRNKGKNAARKAKAEQLSPEEEEKKRIRRERNKMAAAKCRNRRRELTDTLQAETDQLEEEKASLETEIANLLKEKERLEFILTTHKPACQMSQDMESVFQESAGSPDIPPSPEEHSIPDDSVQEAPSLQEMDIPNDTSTAISGNSNILLCASAEINVCDMEPSLDVKEGLLDAMLPTLEDKLPTETARSVPDIDLSSSLGVSDWETLYRSVSSDLEPLSTPVVTSTPTCSSYMSVFTFSCPELDLLTEGLESLKGGGKAESVDHLNSPTLLAL; via the exons ATGCTTCGCAACGAGATGACTCCAGACGTGGAGGCAGCGTCTCCCACCTGCCGGGCCAACTCTCCCACTGGGACAAGGTGCCAGGAGACAGTCGAGGAATCGAACTCACTTTCATCCACGTCATCTGCCTTTTCGTCGACCGTCAATGCaaag GATATCTGCAAAGACACTGCATTTGTTCCGACCGTCACCGCAATCTCCTCTAGCCCAGATTTCCAGTGGATGGTCCAGCCTACAATCATTACATCTGTCTCCCCGTCTCCGGGTTGCGAGCGAACCAATGAGGCGCAAAGCTCTCGCCAGGCAACACCCATAAGAGAGAGCAGGAATAAGGGGAAGAATGCGGCGCGGAAGGCAAAAGCAGAGCAG CTGTctccggaggaggaggagaagaagaggatcaGGAGGGAGAGGAATAAAATGGCCGCTGCCAAGTGTCGTAACCGACGAAGGGAACTGACGGATACGCTGCAAGCT GAGACAGACCAGCTGGAGGAGGAAAAAGCATCCTTGGAGACAGAAATTGCCAACCTCCTCAAAGAGAAGGAGCGCCTCGAATTCATCCTGACCACGCATAAACCAGCTTGCCAAATGTCCCAGGACATGGAATCAGTGTTCCAGGAGTCCGCTGGATCCCCAGATATCCCTCCAAGTCCAGAGGAGCACAGTATCCCAGATGACAGCGTCCAAGAAGCTCCTTCGCTCCAAGAAATGGACATCCCCAATGATACGTCTACAGCCATCTCGGGGAATTCCAACATTCTGCTGTGTGCCAGCGCCGAAATCAACGTCTGCGATATGGAACCCTCGTTGGATGTCAAAGAGGGGCTTTTAGATGCAATGCTGCCTACTTTAGAGGACAAGCTTCCCACAGAGACAGCTCGATCTGTCCCAGACATCGACCTTAGTAGCTCCCTCGGTGTCTCAGACTGGGAGACTCTGTACAGGTCTGTCTCCAGCGATCTGGAGCCCCTCAGTACACCCGTGGTGACCTCCACCCCGACCTGCAGCAGCTACATGTCCGTCTTCACCTTCTCCTGTCCTGAGTTGGACTTGCTAACAGAGGGACTGGAGAGCCTTAAAGGAGGAGGAAAAGCTGAATCTGTTGACCACCTTAACTCCCCAACTCTGCTGGCCTTATAA